One genomic segment of Methanothermobacter wolfeii includes these proteins:
- a CDS encoding CDP-glycerol glycerophosphotransferase family protein encodes MLQRILKIINYIIPKNRRLVVFDSAPDFTGNSMALFEFMDSRGEFEALWIADEPERHPEFNQVKRDSIRALLRILRAGTLVSTHGRMAEIRVPSQRYVNLWHGMPLKAMAYAETTGRDFTDPVRFSDENYYMIATSTIMRNALAACFNQDARRIHVTGQPRNDKLFREPPEIPGIDTESYSKVVLFAPTFRKSDFLSDGDMLSHNLNFPDFNPEALSGFLTENNVLLLVKFHPAEEKFAEKFLDEMENVALLRTEMLKDEMLDINDILAGVDVLVTDYSSIYFDFLLLDRPIIFAVSDLEEYARTRSFVLEPFEFWTPGPKVRTFREFLDELERSLNDPQYYAGERRTINELVNHYRDDRSSERVYRLVFQGEDGE; translated from the coding sequence ATTCTTCAGAGGATATTAAAGATTATCAATTATATTATACCCAAGAACAGGAGACTGGTTGTATTTGACAGCGCCCCTGATTTTACAGGGAACAGCATGGCCCTCTTTGAGTTCATGGACTCACGGGGTGAATTTGAGGCGTTATGGATTGCTGATGAACCGGAAAGGCACCCTGAATTCAATCAGGTGAAGCGTGATTCAATCAGGGCGCTCCTCAGGATTCTCAGGGCAGGCACCCTAGTATCCACACACGGCCGCATGGCTGAAATCCGTGTCCCGTCACAGAGGTACGTTAACCTCTGGCATGGCATGCCCCTCAAGGCCATGGCCTATGCAGAGACCACAGGGAGGGACTTCACTGATCCCGTGAGGTTCTCTGATGAGAACTATTACATGATTGCAACATCAACCATAATGCGGAACGCCCTTGCAGCCTGCTTCAACCAGGACGCCAGGAGGATACATGTAACCGGACAGCCAAGGAACGATAAGCTCTTCAGGGAACCACCTGAGATACCGGGAATCGACACGGAGTCATACAGTAAGGTTGTTCTCTTCGCCCCGACCTTCAGGAAATCTGATTTTCTCTCTGATGGCGATATGTTATCACACAACCTGAACTTCCCTGACTTCAACCCGGAAGCACTCTCAGGATTCCTCACTGAGAACAATGTCCTCCTCCTTGTAAAGTTCCACCCGGCGGAAGAGAAGTTTGCAGAGAAGTTCCTGGATGAAATGGAAAACGTGGCGTTGCTTAGGACAGAGATGCTCAAGGATGAGATGCTGGACATCAACGACATCCTTGCAGGTGTCGATGTCCTTGTAACGGATTATTCATCCATCTACTTCGATTTCCTCCTCCTGGACAGACCCATAATATTTGCGGTATCTGACCTTGAAGAATACGCCAGAACACGAAGCTTCGTCCTTGAACCCTTTGAGTTCTGGACGCCCGGTCCCAAGGTGAGGACCTTCAGGGAATTCCTTGATGAACTTGAAAGATCCCTGAATGACCCCCAGTATTATGCGGGGGAGAGGAGAACGATCAATGAACTGGTGAACCATTACAGGGATGATAGATCATCAGAAAGGGTCTATAGGCTCGTCTTTCAGGGTGAGGATGGGGAGTGA
- the rfbX gene encoding oligosaccharide flippase family protein, which translates to MNPRDIVAKLRSEEYRALAENFLSLSTLQVLVYVIPLITLPYLTRVLGVANYGLVNFAIAFNTYFQILTDYGFGLSAVREISVNRDDPERVSEIFSSVMIIKGVLTVVSFSMLLGIIMTVPRFSANWVIYVFAFGLVVGSTLSPMWFYQGMERMKYITLLNVLTNLIFLATIFIFIRGPSDYLYVPLLQSLGTITAGLISLWIIRTRFNVRFHLPPWGVIWEIFRDSTQFFLSRASVSIYTSSNSFFLGLFAGNAAVGYYSAAEKLYTAAQGLYSPLLQVTYPYMAKTRNKAFHRKVLRYSMILNTVLCTFIIIFAPHIIRLLFGAGYMPSAGVLRLLAVALMVVIPSILLGYPFLAVLGQQRYANGSVVVGSLIHLAMLLAVAPFMSIYIVALLVIITETIVLSIRVYGIKKHDLW; encoded by the coding sequence ATGAATCCCAGGGATATAGTTGCGAAGCTGAGGTCTGAGGAGTACCGTGCATTGGCTGAGAACTTCCTCTCCCTTTCAACCCTCCAGGTCCTTGTGTATGTCATCCCCCTTATAACGCTCCCCTACCTTACCAGGGTCCTGGGTGTTGCGAATTATGGTCTTGTGAATTTTGCCATCGCCTTTAACACCTACTTCCAGATACTGACTGATTACGGGTTCGGGCTTTCTGCTGTCAGGGAGATCTCGGTTAACAGGGACGACCCTGAAAGGGTTTCTGAGATCTTCAGTTCGGTGATGATAATAAAGGGTGTTCTCACGGTTGTGAGCTTCAGCATGCTCCTGGGTATCATAATGACTGTTCCGAGGTTCTCGGCTAACTGGGTGATCTATGTATTTGCCTTTGGTCTTGTGGTTGGGAGCACCCTATCACCCATGTGGTTCTATCAGGGGATGGAGAGGATGAAGTATATAACTCTCCTGAATGTCCTCACAAACCTTATCTTCCTTGCAACAATATTCATTTTCATCAGGGGGCCCTCTGATTATCTCTATGTGCCTCTCCTGCAGTCCCTTGGGACCATAACCGCTGGTTTGATCTCCCTGTGGATTATAAGGACAAGGTTTAATGTCAGGTTTCATCTGCCTCCTTGGGGTGTTATATGGGAGATCTTCAGGGACAGTACACAGTTTTTCCTTTCAAGGGCTTCTGTTTCGATTTACACCAGCAGTAACTCGTTCTTTCTGGGATTATTTGCTGGTAACGCTGCTGTGGGTTATTATTCGGCTGCTGAGAAACTCTATACTGCTGCTCAGGGTCTTTACAGTCCCCTGCTGCAGGTGACGTATCCCTACATGGCCAAGACCCGGAACAAGGCGTTCCACAGGAAGGTTCTCAGGTACTCCATGATTCTGAACACCGTGCTCTGCACTTTTATAATAATATTCGCTCCCCATATAATCAGGCTTCTCTTCGGGGCCGGTTACATGCCAAGTGCCGGTGTCCTTAGGCTTCTTGCAGTTGCCCTGATGGTTGTTATACCATCAATACTCCTTGGGTACCCATTCCTCGCGGTCCTGGGACAGCAGAGGTATGCCAACGGTAGTGTTGTGGTGGGTTCACTGATTCACCTTGCCATGCTCCTTGCAGTGGCACCCTTCATGAGCATATACATTGTGGCACTGCTGGTTATAATCACAGAAACCATCGTGCTCAGCATCAGGGTCTACGGAATAAAAAAACACGACCTGTGGTAA